TCTTACTTTTGACTCTTTAAAGCGCTCTTTTTCTTTGTCTAGTCTCTCTTTACGTTATCACCCTAAAGAGCCCCATTATTATCTTTGTGCAATTGGTGTTAGGCAATCTTTTCGTCGTCAGGGAGTGGCTAGTCGGCTACTTACTCATGTTTTGGCGATGGCGGATCGAGAGCAAGCCCCGACCTATTTAGAAAATTCTCAGGAGAAAAATTTAGCTTTGTATCAAAAAAATGGTTTTGAGGTTGTTCATAAACATATTCTTACAAATAGTTCTCCGATCTGGTTTATGCAGCGATCGCCAAAGCCTTTAAACTGAAGCTCATACTTGATTTTTTGATATTTTGAATAGGAAAAGCAATGTCACAATCTACAAAATTTTGGGATAAGATTGCAGCAAAATATGCCGAACAACCCATTGAAGATGAGGAATCCTACCAAAAAAAGCTGGAGATAACTCGCGGCTATTTCAATCCTGAGATGGAATTGCTTGAAATCGGTTGTGGTACAGGCTCTACGGCAATCCTCCATGCGCCTCATGTTAAACATATTCGCGCGGTAGATTTTTCGAAAGAAATGTTGGCGATCGCCCAACAAAAAGCGAGTGAGCAAAATATTCAAAACATCACTTTTGAGCAATGTAGTGTTGAAGAATTAAATGTGCCTAAGGGTAGTATGGATATGGTTTTGGCACTCAGTATTTTGCATTTACTAGAGGATAAAGAGGCGGCGATCGCCAAGATTTATACAATGCTTAAAGCCGGTGGTTTACTTGTAACGAGTACCATGTGTTTAGGAGATGAAATGGGATGGTTTAAGCTAATTGCACCTATGGGTAAAGTGCTCGGATTTTTCCCGTTGGTAAAAGTTTTTACTGTTGAAAATTTAGTAGAAAGTTTAACAAAAACTGGCTTTTCGATTGATTATCAATGGCAGCCAGATAAGAAAAAAGCAGTTTTTATTGTGGCGAAAAAAACAGCTTAAATTTATATTAAAAATATATTAAAAAAATTATCAAAAAATCACTAAAAAAATCATTTAAAACTATTTATGTCTTCATCACCATTAGAGCAAAGTCCTTTTTCCCATGCCAATGAAATTGCTACTGAATTTGATCAGTGGGCAGAAGTTGGGCGTGGAGATTCGATGGCGGAGGGACATCTCTATGCCACAAAAATCCTATTAAAAGATTTAGCGATCGCCGCTGATTCGGTTGTGCTTGATGCCGGTTGCGGTGTTGGTTGGATATTAAATGATTTAATCGGTGCAGATATTGCGGAGGGGGTTGGGATAGATCTATCTCCAGAAATGGTGGCGATCGCCTCATCTAGAAAAACCTTATCTCACCTCGAATTTTTAACAGCAGATAGTACAAAAACTCCCTTCCCCGATGGACAGTTTTCCCATATTATTTCCGTCGAATCTTTGTATTACAACGCTCAGCCACTAGATACATTAAAAGAATGGCGACGTATCTCTAGGGTTGGCGGTCATTTAGGTCTGGTGATCGATCTTTATCAAGATAATCCAGCAGCAAAATATTGGGTGGAAGCGCTATCGATTACGGCGCATAATTTTTCGGTAGTAGACTGGGAAAAACTGTTAATTTCAGCGGGTTGGGAAAATATCACCCATCGTCGTGTTCCTTTGCCAGTTAAGATTTCAGCCCAAGATTTTACGCCTTCGGCTTATTTTCCTACCTATGAAGTTTATCAAGCTTACTGTGGCGCAGGTTCATTATTACTTCGGGCAAAAAAAGCAACATAAATCGGCGATCGCCAAAGTTATCATCAGGGTAGAATTTTGCCATTGTATCCTTGATAGGAATGATCTATTTTGAGGGATTAATTCTCTGGTATTAATTACCAAAATAGGAAAATCAAAGGGAAAATCTTTTTTAAAATTAATATTAGCAGAACTTTTTTTAACCTATCTCTTTGAATTTGAACTCTAGTAAAAAAAGCTAATTCTAGAACTAAGAATCTGACCGAAAAGATAATTATTATTTATTTTTCTAAATTGTATTCTGGGTCGAGCCAAGCTTTAGGTAAAGATTCTCCAGAAGGGAAAATTAAATCTTTCTTTGGTAACAATTCTGGCTCCTGCATTTCTTCGCCTGCATGGGAACGGCCAAGAACTTTTGTTTGAAATGGATCCCATAATGTCTGAGGTTCCATCACCTCAACGAGTGTATCGTTTAATGAATAGCGTAAAAACATAAAAATATGCTCTCTTGTTGCAAAATTTGGATATTGAAAAAATTGGCTTGGTTTTAATTTGTAAACTGGCAAAGTTTCACAGCATAGCAACTAATATTATTCACTAATAAATTACAGCGAATCAAGGTTTTGTAGCCTATAAAACTGAGAAGCAGCTAAAACGATTTTAATAATTTTGCCAATTGATTATGATTACTTACTACAATGCCAGCAGAAATAAATAATTGGGGCAGTTTATGGATTTTCGCCGGAAATTTATATAAATATCAGTAGGGTTTTGGGTGAAGGGGTATCACTATTGGCTGATTTTTTGGGTGTCTCGATTCTCGTATAAAGTGGCTATAATTAACTGATGTCTTTTCTGGAGTTAACGATGAATTTAGAGCAACAATTGCAAATCCTCGTTGACCAAGCGCCACAGGATGGCGTAACTCCTGATGTCATCGCAAAAGCTGTCAATCCAGTGCTGAAAACCTTTGGGACTCAGCTAAAACATAACGACTATTTTGCCTACCAGTCTTCCCAGGGAAATTGGCTGTTAACGACTCTCAGTAATCGCCGTGATCCGCTCTTAGAAAAAAAGGTGATTTATGCTTTTAGTACTGCTGAAGATGCGACATTGTTTGAAGATATTTCTGGCGATCGCCCTGATCCTGATTTAACGGTGCAACGCATTCCTGTGACCCATATTTTGTTTCAGCTTTTTGCTCTAAAGCAGCTGGATAGCATTGTGTTCCTCGAGACTTCTGGCGATTTAAATGCCGGTACTGAAGTCCACCGCCGTGATTTACAGGGGGCGATTCAGAAAAAGTTAATTCAATACCAAAAAGAAAAGGGTCAATCTAGTCGCTTTGCTTAAGGGTTGTGCCCAAGTGTAATGAACTCAAAGTTTCTGAGTTCTGAATCTAAGATTTTAAGTTTAAGGGCGATTTAGTTGTGGCTCTTCGAAGGTTTGGACTGTGCCGTCGGGGTCGAGGACTAAACGGATTGTTTGGGGGGCGATTTCGGTTGGGTTAACGATTTGCTTGCCTGTTGTTAGGTAGCTCAACCGATTTTGGTAAAGTTCCGATGCTTTGCCTAGGGGGATCACTTTTTGTAGGTTGCCAGCTTGGTCAATATTAAGGCGATATTCTAGGGTTTCTTGGAGTCCGTCGGGGGTTTGCCAGTTTGCATCAAAAAATTGCTGGGTTTGGTTGAGGCGATCGCCCGTTAAAACCGGTGCAGCCGCAAACTCATCACTATAAAAATTCATAGCAACGCTATTCAACTCCGCGCCATTACTCCAATCTGCTTGTGCTTCCCGTTGTACCGCAGCGCTACTAGGTTGGGGGACTGATGCAGATGGGACAGGAGAAGCAGGGGCAAGGGTTCCAGAGGCGCTGGGGACACTGCCGGCAGTGCGTGGAATCACGGCGGAGGGAGCAGTGGCGATCGCCGGCGGTTGCGGGGCATTAACACGAGGTTGAGCTGCGGAGCCACTTTCTGGGCGGGATTCATTAGATGAAGCAGGAGAGCGGTCATTCCGAGAGCTGCCACTATCGCCAGAGGTAGATGGTCTGGCATTGGTATTAATGGGCTTAAGATTAACGTTTGTCGGGTCTGCTTTCTCCGCATTCAGGGCTTCTTCCAGCTCCGGTACTTCACTAAAGCTATAGGACGAATGGAGATTTGGCGGTACAACTTGCTGTTCAAAGTCGGCGGGAGATTCTTCAACGGCTTCAAGGCTTGCGGCAGTTTCGTTTTGCGCAGCTTGCTGCATATCAAAGGCCGTTTTACTCAAACCCACCACCACTAAAAATGACGCGGCGATCGCCCCCCAACGCATTACATTTTTACGATTTTGGTTTGCCGTGAGAGTCGGTAGCGCTACCATTTCCGCACTGTAGGATTCCAGCGCATTGGCGAGATCGTAGAGTTGTGTGGCACTGAGTTGAATCGTTTGTCCAGAAACGTCATTGGCAAGTCTTCCCAAATGTAATCGATGGGACAGTAAACCCTTAGTTTCTAGTTGC
This genomic window from [Limnothrix rosea] IAM M-220 contains:
- a CDS encoding class I SAM-dependent methyltransferase, which encodes MSQSTKFWDKIAAKYAEQPIEDEESYQKKLEITRGYFNPEMELLEIGCGTGSTAILHAPHVKHIRAVDFSKEMLAIAQQKASEQNIQNITFEQCSVEELNVPKGSMDMVLALSILHLLEDKEAAIAKIYTMLKAGGLLVTSTMCLGDEMGWFKLIAPMGKVLGFFPLVKVFTVENLVESLTKTGFSIDYQWQPDKKKAVFIVAKKTA
- a CDS encoding DUF4335 domain-containing protein, whose translation is MLSPTLIRRYTPPTCSLEVVAKASALSQWTGNPVIKELKFELSLDDPRLVTENKILLTGDRQQLEDLVEVVTDYVQNFLQQTNPVFDFAPTQNIYTYQTQGSTPANVATIARPQLETKGLLSHRLHLGRLANDVSGQTIQLSATQLYDLANALESYSAEMVALPTLTANQNRKNVMRWGAIAASFLVVVGLSKTAFDMQQAAQNETAASLEAVEESPADFEQQVVPPNLHSSYSFSEVPELEEALNAEKADPTNVNLKPINTNARPSTSGDSGSSRNDRSPASSNESRPESGSAAQPRVNAPQPPAIATAPSAVIPRTAGSVPSASGTLAPASPVPSASVPQPSSAAVQREAQADWSNGAELNSVAMNFYSDEFAAAPVLTGDRLNQTQQFFDANWQTPDGLQETLEYRLNIDQAGNLQKVIPLGKASELYQNRLSYLTTGKQIVNPTEIAPQTIRLVLDPDGTVQTFEEPQLNRP
- a CDS encoding class I SAM-dependent methyltransferase, with amino-acid sequence MSSSPLEQSPFSHANEIATEFDQWAEVGRGDSMAEGHLYATKILLKDLAIAADSVVLDAGCGVGWILNDLIGADIAEGVGIDLSPEMVAIASSRKTLSHLEFLTADSTKTPFPDGQFSHIISVESLYYNAQPLDTLKEWRRISRVGGHLGLVIDLYQDNPAAKYWVEALSITAHNFSVVDWEKLLISAGWENITHRRVPLPVKISAQDFTPSAYFPTYEVYQAYCGAGSLLLRAKKAT
- a CDS encoding acetyltransferase gives rise to the protein MFLRYSLNDTLVEVMEPQTLWDPFQTKVLGRSHAGEEMQEPELLPKKDLIFPSGESLPKAWLDPEYNLEK
- a CDS encoding GNAT family N-acetyltransferase, with amino-acid sequence MDIANADGVIKATLQDTTAMAEILEEAFEDDAVMSYLLGKRGVTRDFFEALFQHIYLPFDCSFYVKNNHGEMMGCALWSKPGQDPNALSLGFFKMLWHNRQNLTFDSLKRSFSLSSLSLRYHPKEPHYYLCAIGVRQSFRRQGVASRLLTHVLAMADREQAPTYLENSQEKNLALYQKNGFEVVHKHILTNSSPIWFMQRSPKPLN